Within Crassostrea angulata isolate pt1a10 chromosome 2, ASM2561291v2, whole genome shotgun sequence, the genomic segment ACAAATTTAtggattaatacatgtacaatcgaTCGTTTGCTCATTACGGAGAATGGGGGGGGATGAgataagataattttaaatcacAATATCGTCcttttttctattcaaaatataattgcATGTAGTTTTCAACAAATGCTAATAAGAACATGCTTCACATATTCAAGTATTTAACTTCAAACATGcaactgaaaaaaattcattccgTTAAAAGGTATGAAGCTTTCAACATTTGGTGAAGATAGTTCCAATAATGATgctcgtatttttttttaaaaattggatcTTTAACCAAATAGTATCATAACCTCCATATTCACATTGCTATAAAATCTATCGCGAACGAAATCgtttacaaatgaaaaatgagtCTTTGAAATTGACTCAAAAAGATgccgtcgccggacgtcacggggCAGCGATAGGTAATGAGAAAACACGATTCAAGCTGAGTAATAAACGATGTtgcagaaaaaaagtaaaatgcaaAGGTCATTTGCGCgtatttattaaatgaaatatatttttgggaTTGTAAATCATTTGTTTTTGCACCAAACTTCCCTTAAAATTGGTAAGTTGAGAACTTAACAAAACCAACACTActtaaaacattgttttatatTGGTGGTTGCGGCAATTTGAAGAATTTCTAAGTTGAGGATGTTCTTAACACTTAAGTTGAGAATTGAGACTGAGTACGTTAATTATTTGGTGGCGGCAGTgccagaaataaaaaaaagaaatatctttttttatcaaatatgttaAGAGATATACTCtgtcaattaaatatattattgatGCGTGCATTGGTTTACCATATTCCtatgttacatacatgtaccatcgAGCGTTAAGGTGTTGACAAAAACGAATGAAGGCTAATTCGTAATGATATAGAACAAAATAACTAATATTACCTCTCTTAAAAGGTGACCTCTTTGTGTATACCCCCCACACCCaagtaaaaagttaaaataattatttaattctgGAAAATAAGATTGATCTTGATCAAAAGTAACTATTTTGATATAAAGTAAGCTAAAACATTTACTCACCATACGCCTCTGATACCTCTAACATACTGGACAACATAGACAGGACACCAAGGAGACACATAGAATGACAGAAGAGAAAGTACATCTTAGAATATTGTAGGCTTGGTATTCTCAGATCTTTCTAAAAACTGACGATGTTTAAAGAATAAAGTGATTATAAATATGTAAAGGTAAAAGGGTACTTGTTTAAAGGGGCGTAGTATTAATAAGGaagattaagaataaaaaaaaacaggaataggattgcatgatatttttttacctCGAGACCAATGCAATTGCATAATTTCCGTAATTTTTCTCTCGGTGAGAGACATAAAAGGTTCTGTGTTACTTTTCTATCTTCCTTTCTATAGATATAAATAGTAAATACTAATAATGCAAGCATTGCGATTTCTTGCCGTTGCTGTTCTTGAATTTTAAGAAAGCTTATTCCTTTAATTCTGATTCAATGTTAGAACAGGttataaaaattcaacatttttttttcttattttcataatCAGATGTATAGGTCAATCATGATTTTATctgaattatgaatttaaaattgattaccAAAACTGTAAATGTATAACATTGAATATTACGCACactctttttattttacacgtacataatgaaatatgtttGAAATCGATATACGAACGATTtctgatttattatttttagttttttaatacttttaattcattttaataattgcCAATTTTTCATTGGTCTAAATTCTTCAAGATAgagaaacatgtacatgtagctcctGAAGTTAGGAGGTGACAATACTCCAAATCATATCATTATGTACTCTGTCAGAATGGAGAGAAAAGTTGCTTTATTAATTCATAGGTTTTTGCTACACAAGTAGTGCTTTACTACATAACGTTAAACATCcttacattatcattttattttactttaataacGTAAAACAAAGGTAATTTTTTACATGTTAGTTAATATGAATGCTGGATAATAATATAGTTTACATAAAATGAGGTATTTGCAGCAGCACATTCATATTTCTTTGATCTATTTcagtaatatataaaaacatatctGATGACGccgtttttttttcagaaacgaGTGTCCTCAAGGAAGAAAAAACAACAGATTAGAGAAGTTGTACAACTAAGTAACATGGCACTTTGTTTacacaaataatattttgatttttgtttccacaaatatctattttaaaacaaggAAAACGTAACAAACTGTACCATCAGGTAACAGGAGATATCGCCAACTCCATTCGTATTTACAATCATTAGCTCAAATTATAAATGCTTGCAAATTTTATTGGAATGACTTGTTACTAAAACGATGAGTGTAATACTCCCTTCTTTGGGTTCTTGCCTTCAATCAACATTATTTAATCGTACTGTCGAAATTGggtttaaggtggaataacacacctggacaaatcactcaaattaacaggaaattttttgataatcaaagatataatgataaataaactgtacaaatgtcaaataagggaaaaatttgcagtttaaggataaaaaatgaatacctAAAATAGTtatttcagtaagtaacaacaaaagcccccgTAGGTTTCGAACTTACAATGTGTAACAAGTCCGATACTTTATCAACTTGGttatggagtaagttacatgtttcagtccataaaatccttttaataaaacgaaatgcgatttcgatcagcggtcagccattttgtgatgatctGTTATTTCACCTTGTTTATGCACATATGAGATGTAAAATAACTCAAATGAACAATTACATTCATTAAGAAAAGTTTATAAGtggctctttaaaaaaaaaaacatttgtaagAGGCTGTAATCTGACATTTCATCCCCAAAcccccttaaaaaaaaccataaacaaaaacaaaaacaaaggcaaaaattaaattttgaaacgaTACAATGCAATATGCATATTTTTAGAATGCATGTTGGTCTGTATACTAGtgccatcccccccccccaaaaaaaaaaaaaaaaaacctttgtcATTAATTTGCTTAGTAACAAGATATAAAGCACActaaaggaatttttgtttcagattttttttttaaatgcgtctatcgttaatttttattatgaaatgagctatcTTAACCCAAAATATAAAGTTATCTCTcattgtttgaccaaatcatttacattttacgAAAACACacattattgtttacattatttaataaaaataagtttaattagacaattatcaaaaatgacttttagaTAGGCGactagacaatgctatcgttcacAGTTCTTGTTGATGGTTCGTGATCAAAACAGCTGATGCCCATTGCAATGCAAAACATCCATCAGTAGCTTAGTggagtaaaaacaaattttctgtGAGTTTATATGTGTTTTTAATATTCTGAAGAAGCACCAATGCTGTATTTGATGAAGGTCAcacaataataaataattttttttttttgcagtccCTGCATTCGTTTCGCTTTGTAAAGGAAATGTCACAAATACAACGTGGAATTGGACAGGATTTTAATCATTTGGGTTTAAGAGTagaggtatatatatatatatatatatatatatatatatatatatatatatatatatatatatatatatatatatatatatatatattatttctaaGATAATGAATTCCGAGAAGTGCTTTTGTATAGAAAGGTACTGGACCATTCATTCACTTGTACACACTTCAAGAATTGAAAACATACTTTTTATTATCTCTCACTCCTTTTGTTCgaatataaaaaaagttatacTCTAATAAAGTATGGATATGCGGAAtcaattgaaaaataacaaactcATGAATATGGATTGCTGCTCGTTAGAGCATTTATACAGTATATTTCACTTCAAAATACACACACCAAAATCATAATGTTGAACACAcatattgtatataataattattataacaatttaCTGGTACGTAGCCATTACACCTTCACTACGTCCTAACGAGCGGTAGAATGACCACAAAACCCGCGCTAATACCATTAATATCCTAATGTCACTTGACCTAAAAACCTCACAGATCTACCCCTTATATCACACAGCTCGCACAGAAATATACCCGAAcgaacataattttaattaaaaatgccccccccccccccgcccatAAACAAAGGTCATTAAGCTCATTATATTGTTGTTCTAAGTTTGTTTAGAATTTGTCTGTAATCGTAACAATGTATAATCTGAACAATGATCATCGTTTCAAGCAATAAATTAGAGTTCACATGGCTTTTTCTACTTATAGTTGGTTTAATACATTAGCATcgtttcaatttaaaaacagaaatggTATGTAACGCCAtggtaaagatgttttaattatcttttcACTAAATAAGCTAGCAAGAGTATCAAAAACACGAATTTGCAAGTCTAAACTGCTGTATAGCCAGCTTTCGCAAATAGGTCAAAATcttataatatgtatatgttaCAATCAATAGTATTATGCATGCATAAATTTTTCTGTAGGATATCTCTGGTTTTTACTTAAATTTTGTCACTTCAGGTATTGGTCTGTAATGGACTATACTCGGTCTGTTCTACTTGTTTACTATGGAACCATTTATATTTCAGTCAGATGCAGGTGTTGGCGCGGTGTTGTTGCAAGAGGAAGATGGAGTGAAGAAACCCGTTTTCTACGCAAGTCAGAAGCTGAAGTCGCATCAGTTGTCCTACTCTACGATCGAGAACGTCGCAGCTATCCAGGATGTTACAACACCTACCACTACGAAACAGGTTACGTCATTCTTGGGATTTGTTAGTTTTTATAGAAGACATGCCTAACTTTTCAGTTATTTCAGCGCCGCTGATAGAATTGACACGAAAAGGACAGTCTGTATCTGGGGACAACAACATGAAAACGCGTTCACGTCGGTGATGTACGCACTAATAGTAACACCTGTATTAAAATTACCCGATATGAGTAAACCATTTATAATGATTGTAAATACCTAATGATGTTCTTTATTGAGTGACTGATTGGACATACGACGGCTGCCGTGAGAGTATTTTCCTTAAATTATGAATGTTCCTATTCGCtcgattttgttgttttgttttatacaatgtaatattaacctgaaaagtttaaaatttattagtGTCACTTGCCATCTTTAATAATTTTGGAGTCAAGTTCCTAAACTTGGAACTCTCCATGAAGCACATAGTCATATATTGATGTAATTATACTTCAGTTCTGTCATTAGTTTAATAGTTTTAAATTTAGGCACTATCACTACACAGCTTATTGAAAAGATTTTACCATATTGCCtatcttttttcatttattcgACAGAATAAAAGGATGTTTTTTATCGGGAAAAACTTAGAGGTATGAATGAAACAAAAAGAATCAAGAACTCTTTTAAAGGAGATACCAATATCAGTAGATTTGTTGGGTTGATATACGAAATTAAATATACCTGTAAATGAATAGATAATAGTATTTGTAATAAGGTAATGTACTCAAAGATTCATTGGTCACAAACTGACCTCCATTTGTTCTTTAAACTTTCATAGTCATCAATTTCGATCCTGATATATTGGAGGTACACGCGTTTTGATAAAATCGTAGTATACaagcatgttacatgtatatataacatcACTTTTCTCATGTTGTGTGCTATGGTATGTAACGACATTAGCACCAGACAACATGTTAAATATATCTGTAATTAATAAGATAAAAGttgtatttaaaatcaatctgtgtctttacacattttttttaatatttgttgatACGAGGTATGGCCAGTCAGCAGAGGACTCTAACTCCTTCATGGCAACTAATCCTACCAATAGTTATTTTTAGGTGTCCGTCcttgctctgctcctgttttgtatttgtcTTTTCGACTTTCGATTTGGAACTCTGTTCGTGTGTCCGTGCTTGTTCTGCTTGTGTTTTGTATTTGTCCCTCGACTTTTGATTTGGAACACTGTTCGTGTGTCCGTGCTTGCTTTGCTCTTGTTTTGCATTTGTCCTTTCGACTTTCGATTTGGAACACTGTTCATTATCAGCAATCGTCTTATGATTGATTAATTCCTAGTCCTCTAATTGGCTGATAGTGTGAtgataaaattcattgaaaCGATTTAAAACTTATATCCGCCTCCACTTGACTTACGAGGTAAATATATCATTACATTTTCTCTAAAGTTGACCAAAATAGATTTTCCAAAACAAaaggttattttcatttctattatCTACAGAAATTACGCGTTTTGTTTGTGTgttaattttcacttcaacCCTATACTTAATACAAGTGTCACTACTAACATCATTGAATTTCtctaaatatatttaacaaaaaaaaaacaggtaaTAAACAAGCTTTTGTAAAACTTCCCGAGAGCATTTCTTAGAACAACATTAGCATGCGCTTTAACGCCCCACCACCTcaaaaaaaggcaaaagtgtttgtcgaagttacacatgtgatTGAAAACAAGCTCATGCGTTTTCACGCTACTCCGGCAACAACACGCATCGATATTTCAAAACACTCCGATTTATTACAATAGCAGAACAGCAGACAtcttaccattttttttttatttaacaatcaGTCTCTGTCCAAGGCGGAAACAATTCAAAGGGGGATTTGGGATCTTAATTCGCCTCAGTCATGTTTTGACGCCTTAAAATTTTCCTCGCAAGATAACATTTAGTTTGAAATGACAGTAACAATTTGTCATTGAATCATAAATGAAATCATCTTTTGCAATTTTCTTCGATCGGTACGATGCATTAATGTACGTAGCTACCCTCGAAGTACAATATTTCTTCGACCTCCGGGCTAAGTGAACATTATTCTTTTCAGGCGCATGTGCATGTACAtagtcatattttagcattgaatgatttatttttgacgtcgtcgtgtcaaaaACTGcagtcaggtgagcagacaaattgaataacgcgcgttagatcgttatgataatttgtcttttcacctgacggcagttatgcatgcttatatttacattcccttactgaagaaatcaattgtttacctaaataaatcgatataaagtgcagatcacgaTGGGAGTaaataagtaacagcaagaacagctgttttgtaaaaccggtttaaactggttttcacatagacttTTGAGAtaagatcgacgagcatgaaaatataatccatgatatataactcttgaaatgttgcttttaacaataaagtcaacttttttgttgaataattataaaacatggtgttttgacaacattcatgaaatacattttttaaccgataacatagatatcactgtttgagaactacttatgtaaattgcTTGTCAATTTATACGCAGTGAacaggtgttgcatttagaggcatttaaacattatAGAATTCAATGGACAAACACagtaaaatgtaattataaacctataaaaatagaaatatttctgaatagcaacaaaaataaataaaaaaaaaataaaaacagaaaaaggaAGAAGGACGTAAAATCAACAACCAAgttcaaagtaaaaatattgagaatatttttttttgtctgatATGTAGAGAATATAGCAGGATGCCTTAACTATTCACCATTTTGTCAGATAtggttcattatttttttttttttgttttttatttgttaacaaattgtAAAATAGTTGGCTAAAATATggaataaaattaacaattcaaatatGCAACGCACACATCATAATATTCAATTGATATATAATAATCTCAATGAACAGTAAAAAACAATGcagcatatgaaaaaaaaaccaaaaaaaaagattttataatatttcaaaactcAAACACATATATTGTTGTTATCCTTTTTTTATGAAAGCAAATATTGAAACATCTTTTTTGACATACATTAttaattgatttctttaaaaaaaaaattagcacaGTTTTAGTACTATGATATTATTcgtaattttcaaaatacaaaacagttatatacattaataacatgaacaaaacatcaattaaaattctaattgatcagtagtttttttttactaaatcaCAAATGTCAGTTAATATCCGTTGCAAGAAAGCtgtgtaaaataaaatctaaaaatatcattaatatttgattgattaatcaaaaaccttcaaatcaatttcaaaaatacatgacttttttgtatatttgctgaaattatcattattcatCAATTTCCttccattttcaatttttctaagGGCAAATGAATAGAAAAACTTACGATTGTGTTAAAGAATAAGTTCTAAACTACACCTGTCATCTCCTGGATCGTATAATATGGGTCAGTGTTCCTGGACCATCCGAACTCATTGTAACTATTCACAGTATAATTGCTTTTAGTAACACATGTGTTGGCTGAGTTGGCGCCATTCCTTAATTCTATTGCATTCAATAATGGAGGGTTCCTTCTCAttgaaattctaaaattatgtaaaaaaaatgtttcgttTATAATTGATGTCAAAttgataaattgtaaatatttaaatgaaataaaattcgcAGTTTTTGATATCGTATTTCACCTTGTTTGTACAATATAGAGAATAAGTACAACGATGATCAAAATCGAGACAATTGGGCCACAGATCAGACCTTGCAGTACAGGAGTCTGGCTTTTAAGTTCGGCATCAGTTGAGGATGCTataacaaattttgaataaaatgtcaatttcaaataaaatgttaagTCTTCCATCAAATAAATACCCTACAATTATAACAAAATCTCACGAACTAAAAAAGTAAAgctggtttgattttttttttcaatttgcgttcatttgttttgtttcttttaaatcaaagtTAGGTTGCATGAATGTAgacaaatatatacaaaatcaaaCTTATTTGAGAAGATATACACatgatgaatctctgccattcagtgaACTGAAATGTGAGTGATCGGTAACTGCAAGGTGACTGAATGccatagctatgccattcagtcacctttccagaccaatcagttaacattcagttcACTAAATGGCAGAGGTTTATCCTGTGATATTTTAActtcatgaagaaaaaaataaatgtatgcaaTGTATTAGGATCAATTTGGGTGAGTATTGAGATTATTTAAGATAGCAATACAATAGCATAAACATTAATGTATAACATATTTAACTaaccattcaaaattttgatcatctaAAGTGCATCAATCATTTTGgataataataatcaatacttaatatacaattttatagCATAAAGATCGAACATTGCTTATTTTTACTTATCATCAAACCCATTCTGTAAGCAacgtaactttttaaaaatggtttatATTTCTAGATCAATCGAACTAGCTATATGAGCCAGACGACAAATTACCTTTCATGTACAGATAaatcatgtattttgaaatatgcGATAGCTAACCTCTTTTTTTTAGTAGTGTATCGCATGCGTTGAGCAAGAATACCTGAATTTATAACTAGTAAATAGATCTGTTAAACTGCTTAAGTTGTCTTGGAATGATAGTTTGTAGTAATacaacatgcatgtatttaaatatgaatGGCATTAAGAAAATATGAATGCATATAAGAATTTACCTCGTTCACACTGATCACCATGGTAACCAAGTTTACAGGCCAAACAGACACAATCAACTTTGTCCAAGACATCGCAATGCGTTATTTGTAAAGGACAGCCTACAACATACCTCTACAGATTTTTATTACagatacttttaaaattatttatcataacTTTACccgcatttttttttgttgatttaattttttatatttgcataataatCGTATTATGTGAATATGTACTTTCGACTTAGAAATCGTTTTCTAACGAACGAAAAACAACATTTAACATGGGTTTGTATGCGgtgattttaactttaaaaaaatgtatacagtatgaaataaaattaatagtttTACAAAGGCGttaattgtagaaaaaaaaattaaaaatagatagacagtattatttttacattaGATCACCAATCACAATTCTTCATGTTTTTAAGAACCCAACGCTTTTCTAATGTATAGTATAATTCAGAATTATTGTACTAATctaattgtctttttttttacattcgtTGGAGGAAAAGTGTACACTTTTGATCAGTTTTAAATGCTTAGATGCTTAAGAACATCTCTGAAATCCTTCTTTTAATAAGTATATACCCagaatatttaatatcaaatgcTTTGATTAATAAAGAAGCAATTAGTTTTTCTGCTTACgcaaaagctttttttttttctttcaactaTATTTGATctcaaatatgaaaataatacataatCATTATACTCATATATCGATAAATGACAAAATggtatatttattaaatcacTGCTAGTCATGTACTgagaattgaaaataaaaacgaGGAAAAAcactttagtttttttttataaggacTTGCGTTACAACAGTTAGCATTTCTTACCATACACCTCGACTTCACATAAATCATTTTCAGCATCTGAATTATAATCGCTAGGATAGGAAACCCCTTTCAGTCTCTCGTTGTAATAGATGACATATTGTCCCAAAACATAACACATCGTGCTAAAAACAGCAGGTATAGTGCTTCTGTTAAAGTGATCATCCTTGAAACACAATTTTCCTTGTAATCTATCTGAAGTGTTGGAAACATACAGTGAAAATCCTAGAACAGAAGCTGTTGCGTTGTTTCTGTTATCTGAAAATGATACAGTCcattacaaaaattgataagaTAAGCAGTACCAAAgtaattattcatttcaaaCTCCCTACAAGgatgaattttttaatatatacttGATTTTACTTTACATTTTCGTGATTATGGACTGATTACCACGTTCAATTGTTCCTCCTAATTATCACTTATCTCTAACAATgtgcttttttatttcatagcaATAACATATAACATCATAAATACGCAGGTTTGACACAACCGCCGAGTTTGTACATTCCCTCTATCATTTAAAATCCATTCTGACACCTATGGCAGTTTTTATTAGTATGAAGCAAAGGACTATTATATTATAatgcgcgggggtgttaaggaagcatatggacaatttagcgtcttattttgactgttatattcaaaatcgtgaaattaaataaatattttgaataagatcaaaaacttagtattatcctttaaaacaGATGTccgtgcaataaaatcgggtagta encodes:
- the LOC128172429 gene encoding uncharacterized protein LOC128172429; its protein translation is MFIPYGQSIWHINVFILWFCLLGASQSYENVALHKRAFQLNPYDGTNKTFDASNAVDGLKSNLHWNGGQCAVSALGKEIAAWWVNLGSLHIIHHITVYFKTNNDIWDNRNNATASVLGFSLYVSNTSDRLQGKLCFKDDHFNRSTIPAVFSTMCYVLGQYVIYYNERLKGVSYPSDYNSDAENDLCEVEVYGCPLQITHCDVLDKVDCVCLACKLGYHGDQCERASSTDAELKSQTPVLQGLICGPIVSILIIVVLILYIVQTRISMRRNPPLLNAIELRNGANSANTCVTKSNYTVNSYNEFGWSRNTDPYYTIQEMTGVV